Proteins encoded together in one Astatotilapia calliptera chromosome 7, fAstCal1.2, whole genome shotgun sequence window:
- the LOC113026314 gene encoding uncharacterized protein LOC113026314 — MDQTNPDWVPTLHMGHSETRTSHSDRHRRRTQRQQNKVLFGGFDNGAAECEGEASAEVTTEEQPEMDTTEEQHHNNLVILAEGQICAGQVEAEVTGADAENIDIREKQTEDQQLTNDCVRCVQSRAEINRLLEENRKLKSKLDKTELNENFLKGDTEKVKYYTGFTCFAIFMSVLENVKVFLPASKKLSHFQMLLLTLMRLRLDLPVQHLSYLFNVSHKTLSSVFSDTIDVLYARFGILVHWPERHCLQATMPPQFTDTFGNRVAIIVDCFEIRTERPSNLKACAQTYSHYKGTHTMKYLIGITPQGAISFISKGWGGRASDKHITKQCGILNKLLPGDVVLADRGFDIRDAVGMMCAEVKIPAFTRGFCQLDAKDIENTRAIAHLRIHVERVIGSLRNKFKMLHTTMPIRSLLPCEGEDVTFLDKIVRVCCVLVNMCPSVVVKPGTIETCTC; from the exons ATGGATCAAACAAATCCAGACTGGGTACCAACGCTACACATGGGGCACTCCGAAACCCGAACATCACATTCAGACCGTCACAGGAGGCGAACACAACGTCAACAAAATAAAGTACTATTTGGAG GCTTTGACAATGGAGCAGCAGAGTGTGAAGGTGAAGCCTCAGCAGAAGTTACCACAGAAGAGCAGCCAGAGATGGACACCACAGAAGAGCAACACCATAACAACCTTGTtattttggctgagggccaaatTTGTGCTGGACAAGTAGAAGCAGAGGTAACGGGTGCAGATGCAGAAAACATTGatatcagagagaaacagacagaaGATCAACAACTGACAAATGATTGTGTGCGCTGTgtacagagcagagcagaaatAAACCGGCTGCTGGAGGAGAACAGAAAGCTTAAATCAAAGTTGGACAAGACAGAGCTGAATGAAAACTTTTTAAAGGGTGACACggaaaaagtgaaatattacaccggttttacttgttttgctatttttatGTCCGTGCTCGAGAATGTAAAAGTTTTCCTACCAGCATCAAAGAAACTGTCACATTTCCAAATGCTTTTACTCACACTTATGCGACTTAGACTTGATCTTCCTGTTCAGCATCTTAGTTATCTATTCAATGTCTCCCACAAAActctttcttctgtcttttctgaTACAATTGACGTGTTGTATGCCCGCTTTGGAATACTTGTACACTGGCCAGAGAGGCACTGTTTGCAAGCAACAATGCCACCACAATTTACGGACACTTTTGGAAATCGTGTAGCCATCATTGTAGACTGTTTTGAAATTCGTACAGAACGACCATCTAATTTAAAGGCTTGTGCTCAAACGTACTCACACTACAAGGGTACACACACCATGAAATATCTGATCGGGATTACTCCACAAGGTgcaatttcattcatttctaagGGGTGGGGGGGCCGTGCATCAGATAAACACATCACAAAGCAATGTGGCATACTTAACAAGCTGTTACCAGGGGATGTAGTTTTGGCTGACAGAGGCTTTGACATCAGAGATGCGGTGGGAATGATGTGTGCGGAGGTAAAGATCCCAGCATTTACAAGGGGCTTCTGTCAACTAGATGCCAAGGACATAGAAAATACACGAGCCATTGCACACCTAAGAATCCATGTTGAACGAGTAATTGGCAGTTTGCGCAACAAATTCAAAATGCTACATACTACCATGCCCATCCGTTctcttcttccatgtgagggtgaagacgTTACATTCCTTGATAAAATTGTGAgggtgtgttgtgttttggttaACATGTGCCCCAGTGTGGTAGTGAAACCAGGCACAATTGAGACTTGTACTTGTTAA